AGGACTACAAGGTGCTCAAGTCGTCCTGCCCGGTCACCGGCACCGTCGCGGGCACGGCGTACGCCCACTGCGGCAGCAACTGGTGGTCGTACGACACCCCGTCGACCATCGCCGGGAAGATGAGCTGGGCCAAGTCCCAGGGGCTCGGCGGAGCCTTCTTCTGGGAGTTCAGCGGCGACACCAGCAACGGTGAGCTGGTGAACGCCATCAGCAGCAACCTGTAAGAGAGCCCTCAAGCAACGTTGACGCGCTGTCCGGGCGGGGCTGCTTCCAGCCACGCGAGGAATCCGGTCAGCGCGTCTTCGCTCATGGCGAGTTCGAGGCGCGTGCCCCGATGGGTACAGGCGAGGACCACCGCGTCGGAGAGCAGCGCCAGTTCCTCCTCGCCCTCGGGCAGCCGGCGGCCGGCCACCTCGATCTGCGCGCGCTCCAGGGTGCGGCGCGGGCGGAAGGCGTAGGAGAACACCCGGTACCACTCGATGCGGTCGCCGTTGTAGCGGGCGACGCCGTAGGACCAGCCCTTGCCGCCCGCGTCCGGTTTCTCGGCCACGTCCCAGCGCAGGGAACAGTCGAAGGTCCCGCCGGAGCGCTGGATCAGCCGGCGCCGCAGCCCGAACAGGAACAGCCCCACCACCACGAGCGCGACCACGATCCCGCACACAGTCAGAGCGAGGACCATCGGCACCGACCTCCTCGTCTCCTCGGTAGGGGAACTGCTTCTGTGCTTGAGTAATGAAACGGAAAAAACACCCACATCTGCCTCAGCCGCGACCGGCACCGGATTGCTCCGGGCCGGCCGCGGCTGAGTGACGTCATACGGCGG
This genomic interval from Streptomyces sp. NBC_00557 contains the following:
- a CDS encoding DUF2550 domain-containing protein, which gives rise to MVLALTVCGIVVALVVVGLFLFGLRRRLIQRSGGTFDCSLRWDVAEKPDAGGKGWSYGVARYNGDRIEWYRVFSYAFRPRRTLERAQIEVAGRRLPEGEEELALLSDAVVLACTHRGTRLELAMSEDALTGFLAWLEAAPPGQRVNVA